TACTCCCCGAGTTTGATATAGAAATTAGATATAAACACAATGAGAAACAGGATGGTTTCCACCAAATAACTGACATCTAACCAGGTTTTGAGTACGAAACACAAGAGGGTTTTCACGAAAATCAAATTCATGATCAGAAACACAATCTGACCTAGTTATAAGAAAACAAGGCTACAAACAGGACTCAAGAATTATTAAATATTCTTAACATATGAATTCAAACTAGGCCTTGAAGGTCATATCACATGCTACGGGTTTAAGACTTCCAACGGGCTCCATGATTTGCATGCTCATAGATATGCTGTATCAAAAATTAATATTCTAAGCTCAGTGATTAGTTGCTTCATATAAATTCATATAGATTATATAAGAAGTATTTACCAAGTTGAAAGCTGGATAAAAAACATGAAGATATCAATTTGAAGTTTGATGTTGGGTGGTGGATGCAGTTTTCTCCTTAAGATTTGAATCAAATGAGACAATATTCGGAAAGTTTTGACCATTCGCATCCTACAATAAAAATTCCAAACACACGTAATCAAGATCAATTTTTGGAAAGTATAATTTTTATTGCACATGATCAAGATTACCATGTTACCTTATTCTGGCGGTTTAGAGTAGCAGGGACATTATTTGAAGTTTGACCGCAATCGCCATTTTCATCAGCAAATGATAAAATAGCATCTATTTCAGTTTCAGTCAGCACCATATCATCTCTTATTGCCCCTTTTTCCATATTAGCATTCCACTCTGAATAACCAAAGGAAGTCATTTTAACAAACTCAGTTTGAGTAGAATAACTAATTTTGAAAGTATTATAATTCTCCATAAAAGTGAAATTGCCTAAGTCTCCAATGTTCATTGTGTTCTCTTGATTCCAACTCATTGGTAACTCCTTGATCAAGTGCACGCCGCTTGACAAGCTCATTTCAATATTGTTATACAAATGTACTTCATTTGAACAATGATCATAATCATAGATGAATCGATCAACACAATGAACAATACCCAAATTACAAGAGTTCACAACACCCATACTGGTGGTATCATAAATTAAATTTCTTTCCTCAACAAGATTATTTGTCATGGTTTTCATGGAATAACCTATTAAGTTATATACCAGTTCATGTATATAAGCATATATTTTACAATAACTACCATGGGTGTAAGTATATCTCTTGATTTACTAATGTACGATATACATACCTTTATTTGGTAATGGACCTGAAAGAGTTAATGCAGATGAAAATGTTGAATTGAAATTTGCAGCTTGAATAAAAGGAATGTAGGAGCGTTCAGTGTCCACAATTCGAGGATTAGTGGTATGTGTCCCACTATAAGATGACCAATTCATGTGTTCCTGATTAAGGACAAATGAAGATTTTTTCAAAGAGGCGCCGTCAACCACTGAGCTCTCTAACAAGCATGGTTTTGAAGCAGCTTGAACACCACAACTTGTGCTACTTAATTTCTTTAGTAAGATTCGGTGTTTTTGTAGATGACTTGACACATGATCTCTTGTTAAACCTTTCACATTCATCAATTCTTGGATTTTCTTTGGGGAAGCTTCTGCGATTGATAACACATGAAACTTGTAAAAATGTACTTTGGTGTAATCAAATACATGATAATTATCATACAGGCGCCAAAAAGTCAAGTTCTTCATTTTAAGATCTTACTATCAATTCCAAGAATTCCAACGGCTTCCAAGAACTTCTTGCTCAACGCTTTGGTCCAGATGATTTTAGACTTCTTTCCAACACAATGATCCTTCATTGATGTACACTTCGAACTCGAGTTCATTTCGTGATCTTCACCAGAAGATTTAGCATCATGCAATTTCTTGTTCTTTTGATATGCATTTTGTGATATATTTCTTACTCCATCTGGCGTTGGACGTTTACCCAAGGAAAACTCATTTTCATCCTTGAAGCTCTCTAAAATCTTTTCCTCATTGACTGGTATTGCAATAATGTTTGTTAATCACGTACTAGCTTTCTTTCAAATGTATATTAAATAACAGTGGCTAGATcgagtttattatttttttgaatatatacacacaaaatatatGTATACATGGTTTGAGTCTTAGGAAAGAGAAGATAGAGTTTTTGGTAACACCTTGTCCAAAATAGGAACAAGATGGAAATTcaaatgagtttatatatttgAAGTTTTCTTTGTAATTATTTCCATTGACTATTGCAAGGAGTGTGGCTCGCACCCTTTACCACATCATATCGTAGGTGTAATGTGATGTTTTGATTGTATACTTTGAAGTTGAAGAATGATAAAATTAGTGGCGTCCACCTTTCTATTTTTGATAGTTTGTGTCGAAGACGGGCTTGACATCGATATCTATTTGGTTCATACTAGGCATAATTGGTATTAAGCTTGGTTCACACTGAAGTGAGAAACTGGGCGGTGGTTATGAATAAGAATTATGACAGATCAAACAAAGCATATGGTTTAGATCTATACAATGCAAGGGTTGCGATCAGATACCTAGTTGTGATGGTTCAAATAAAGGGTCATGATTATTAAAGATTAAGTTAGTTATGGTGGTTATAATCAGTGACGGATCTAAGAACTTTTTTCACTGGGTTCCTTTTGATAGATTCTCACTATTTCTCAttatttttttccaaatcatacgagtttctcactattttttctcattttttctaaaccgaatgggttcctgggaacccacaAAAGTGGTCTAGATCCG
Above is a window of Helianthus annuus cultivar XRQ/B chromosome 14, HanXRQr2.0-SUNRISE, whole genome shotgun sequence DNA encoding:
- the LOC118486275 gene encoding two-component response regulator ORR25-like, yielding MNSSSKCTSMKDHCVGKKSKIIWTKALSKKFLEAVGILGIDKASPKKIQELMNVKGLTRDHVSSHLQKHRILLKKLSSTSCGVQAASKPCLLESSVVDGASLKKSSFVLNQEHMNWSSYSGTHTTNPRIVDTERSYIPFIQAANFNSTFSSALTLSGPLPNKEWNANMEKGAIRDDMVLTETEIDAILSFADENGDCGQTSNNVPATLNRQNKDANGQNFPNIVSFDSNLKEKTASTTQHQTSN